The following nucleotide sequence is from Thermostaphylospora chromogena.
CGGGTACGGCCCGGCGTCGCGGCGACCACCAAGGGACGCTGGCTCAAGCACACCCCCGGAGGGGCCACGGCGAACGCCGTGGTCGAGGAGCGCGACGCCGACATGGGCAGGGGCGCGGTCTACCACGACAACCGCGTGCAGATCGCCGCGCTGTAAGGCGGGGACGCCTTCCGACCCCGGCGTCCCGCGTCCCTCACAGGTTGAGCTTGAACCCCTCGTGACTGGGGACGAAGCCGAGGGAGGTGTAGAAGCGGTGGGCGTCGGCGCGCTTCTTGTCGCTGGTGAGCTGGACCAGGCGGCAGCCGCGCTCGCGGCCCCGGCGCACCGCCCACTCCATCATCCGCCTGCCGAGCCCCTGCCCGCGGAAGGAGGCGGCCACCCGCACGGCCTCGATCTGCAGCCGCTCCGCGCCACGGCGGGACAGGCCCGGAATGAAGGTGAGCTGCATCGTGCCCACCACCTCGCCGCCGGACTCCACGACGATCAGCTCGTTGCGCGGATCGGCGTCGATCGCCTCGAAGGCGGTCAGGTACTCCTGTTCGGTGCCGGGGGCCTCCCGTTTCGCGCCGATCGGGTCGTCTGCCAGCAGGGCGACGATCGCCGGAACGTCCTCTCGCCGTGCCTCACGGAACGTCACGGGCGGCCGATTCGGTGTCGAAGACGGAAGATCCACGCGCATACGCCCATTGTCCCGCCGGCGTCTCACCCGTGATCCGGCTTCCCGCACCCGTCGATCGCCGTGCCGGAGTCGTCGGGGTGGTCGGAGTGACCGGAGCGCCGGATGAGCCCCTGCAGTACGGCGACGGCCCCGACTCCCGGGGTGAGCAGCAGTTCGATGGTGAACGCCGTCGGCGGCACCACCAGGAGCCGGACCGATCCGACCAGCAGCACCAGCCAGCCGACCATGGTCACCATCTGTCGCAGCAGGCCGGACGTCTGCCCCAGGAGCCCGCTCGCGGCCCCGACGACCTTCGATGCGTCATCCAAAGACCGCACAACCTTCGGTTGCTTCGCCCTGGCCACGAGCACCTCCCCGGCATACCACCGCGGGGGGAACGATGTCGGTTCCGCTTCCTATTTTCGATGATCAGTCATAAAACTCCAATGTCAAGCACCGACCCACCAGGGCGATTCATGACAATTTGCGCCTAATTCCAGGGTTTTTACATCTGGGCAATACGTCGCTTTACGCAACCATCCCCATGACATCTCACGGCGACATCTCTTTCGACGTCCATGTAAATTCGCCTCGTGCCTCTGCTTCCCATGTCGAAGAGAGCGCTCGATCATCTGGGCGAGCGTCTCGCCGCCCATGGGCGCGTAACGGAAGAGGACGCCGAAGAGTTCACCCGCGCGATCGACGCCTATCAAGAAGCTCTACTACAAGTAGCACGATATCTAAATGATTTGGGATATTTAGCCAGCACTCGTATCAAAACCACCACGGTCTTGATCGATAAGCTGCGGCGGGAGAGCAGCCGCCTCAGCCAAGTCCAGGATCTCGCGGGAGCGCGCGTCGTCGTCGCGGACCGCAGGGAGCAGGACGAGGCGGTAGCCCGCATCGGAGCCTTCTTCGACCAGCGCGGCGGCAGGCCGTGCAGGATCAAGGACCGACGCGCGAATCCGTCGCACGGCTACCGCGCCGTGCACGTGATCGTCTTCGTAGAGGACGTTCCCGTGGAGATCCAGGTCCGCACGGAGCTGCAGGACGTGTGGGCCCAGATCCTCGAACGGCTGGGCGATCACTGGGGACGCGGGATCAGATACGGGCTCGATCCGGAAAACCCCGAGGCGACGATCCGCACCAGAGGCACCCTGCTGACCCGCCGCGACACGATCCGCCTGCTGGGGAAGCTGAGCACGGCCATCGATTCGCTGGAGACCCAGAGGGTCACGCTGGTGAACATATGGCAGCTCTTCAATCACCAGACCAGGAGCACCGCGGAAGGGCTTTTAGCGCAGCTCGACCGCATGGAGCGAATAGAAGGACGGCTGCTGGCGGACATCCCGACGCCCACCCCGTTCAAAGACGTCACCGCCGGCATCTACCGCACGCTCCTGGAGCACGACGGGTCGCTCTCCTCCCATGTTTCCGCCCTCTCCTTGGAGTACCTGAGCGATGTCCGCACATCCCTGATCGAGATCATCGATCTCATCGCACGCGTGCTCAAGAATGCACAGGAGCGGGCGGACCGTCTGGAAGCGGAGACCAGGAGCGCACTAGACTTATTCGCCCAGGCGGCGGAAGAGATGGGCGTGGATCCATGAATCATTATCTCGTAATCTACAATCGCCGCGAAGGGCGGATCCTGGCGAAGGAGTCTTTCACCGACGGCCGGGTCGCTCTTCGCAGGCGCCTCGCCGCCGAACGCCAGCACTCCGACAATCCCGATATAGAAGTGGTCGTGCTGGGGGCCCGGTCCTGGGCCAATCTGCAGCGGACGCACGCCCGTTACTTCAAATCCGTGCAAGACCTCGCCGCGAGCGCGTTGAAGTAGACCCACCCCGCGTTCTCATCCCTCAGGCCGCTCTCACCGGCCGGGAGGACGCCCCCGCCATGCCGGCCCGGCGACCGCCCGGCCGGCATGGCGACATGGCGACGGCCGCACGGCTCGGCTCTCCCGCGCGGGTGCGGGATCAGGGAGAGGTTACGGGTCGAGGAGAGCGCCATCGGGGTTCTCCCAGGGTTCGTCCCCGATGCGGAAAACCGCGCACGGGGCACACCCTGAAGGCATGGAACAGCACACGAAGGAACTCAGCCGGCGCGAAGAGATGTCCGTCGCGGGCGCGGCCCTGCAGGGGGCGCCGTGGAAGGCAGCGATCATCGCGGGAGGCGGCGTCGCGGCGGCGGACATCGCCCTGGACCTCCTCTTCGGCTCGCCGGAGATCGCATGGTCGGCGTGCCTGGGCATCACGTTGTTCACGCTGATCGCCGCGATCGGGGCGATCGCCAGGCCGAACGTCCCCGACCGGGTGACGCGGCAGGCGCGGCTGTGGTCGCTGCGCCATCCGTTCAGGTTCGCGCTCTACCCGGCCGCGGGCGCGGCGATCATGATGTACCCGATCCAGCTGGTCCTCGACGGCGAGGGCGTGTTCGGCGCGGCGTGGGACGCCCTGATGGGCGGGGTGATGATCTACCTGATCGCGGGCCTGCTGGCCCTCACCCTCAAGGGACGTGCGCGTTAGCCGGACGACCGGCCGATCGCTGCGGGCAGGAGCCCGGGCGCTTACGATGATCGGCCACGCTGGTCAAGGGGAGGACGGGGCGTGCCTGCTGAGATCACGATGGTGGTCGTCCGGCGGGCGAGGAACGGGGAATGGACTGGATCACCGAATGGATCCGCGCGGTGGGCGATCTTCCACTACCGCTGACAGCGGTGGTCGCGTGGTCGCTGGCGTTCGCCGAGTCGGGCATAGGGCTCGGATCGGTCTTTCCGGGGGAGACGAGCGTGCTGCTGCTGTCGGCCACCGCGACCGGGCCGGTGCGCTTCGCGGTGGTGCTGCTCACCGTGGCGGCCGGGGTGACCACCGGCGATCACGTCGGTTACTGCCTGGGGCGCCGGTACGGCGAACGGCTGCGGAGCACCCGAGTGGTGGGTCGGCTCGGAGTGCGGAATTGGGATCGGGCCATGGACGCGCTGCGGCGTCATGGCGCCGCAGCGGTGTTCGCCACCCGCCTTGTTCCGGTCGTACGCACGCTCACCCCTGCGGCGGCCGGAGCCTCGCGCGTGTCCTACGGACGGTTCCTCCCCGCGTCGCTCGCCGGATCGCTGACGTGGTCGGCGGTTTACGTGAGCCTGGGAGCGTTCGCGGGCGCGTCAGCGGTCCAGCTGGAACAGAGGATCGGCCAGGCCGCCTGGCTGGTGTTCGGCCTCGGGGCCGTGCTCATCGCCGGCGTGGTCGTGCTGCGGCGCAGGCGCGCATCGCGCCGGGCGGCCGGGGACCGGTCGCGAAACCTTCGCGAACCGCTCTCGGGATCAGGCGCGGAGCCGGATGACCGGGACCGCGGCCATGACGGTCCCGAGCAGGGAAGCGACCGTGAGACGCCGCTCTGAGCGGTGGGGATCCGCCGACCGGTCCCGGCGGGCCGGGAGGGTCAGTCGTGCCGCCCGTCCCAGCTCAGGGTGAACAGGTGCCGGGGGGACATGGGCCACACCCCCAGATCGATCGCCGCCTGGGCGACCTCGTCACGGCGGGCGGGGTCCAGGCACAGCCGCCGGCAGGCGGTCTCGGCCAACTGCTCCACCGAGTCGTAGGGGGCGTCGGGAAGGTCGTGGGTCACGACGGTCACGTCGTAGCCGAGGGCACGGGCGATCTCCACCGCGTCGTGTGCGGTGGGCCGGGTGGGACGGGTCAGCCCGTGGAAGTGCTTCCACAGCGGTGACTGCCAGCTCGTCGGGTGCTGTTCCGGTAGCTCGATCACGACCCGCCGCCGTGCGTGCTCGGTGAGCGCGGTTAAGAAATCCGGCAGATCAGGCACGTTGAAGACCACGTGGGCGCATACCACCACGTCGGCGACGGGGGTGCGGTCGGCGACATCCGGCCAGCGCCCCTCGATGATCTCTGCCTCGGGAGTGATGCGGCGCAACTCCTCGAGCATGGCGGAGCTCTCGTCCACGGCCACCAGGCGCGCCTGACGCGCCCGCGCCGCCGGCACGCTCGCCGCGCCGGTTCCGGCGCCCACGTCCAGGAGCGTTCCGCCTTCGGGCAGCGCCTGGCACACCGCCTCGTGGGTGGGCCCGCCGGGCCGGTCCAGGAGCCGGTCGGTGCGGGCGGCGAAGCGGGACACCATGTGCCCCCACGGGTTGGCGGGCGCCTGGGCCAGGATCTCCTCGGGGATGGCCCAGGATTCCAGATCGGCCCGCCAACGGGCGGCGAGCCGCGGCAGATCGGATGCGCTGGTACTCATGTCCCGAAACTAATTCGCGCATCGTCCCCCCTGGGCGTTCTCCGATCGCGAACATCCCGTCGGTTGTGTTCAGCGCCATAATCCCGGAGTTACCGACGGGTAGCGCGCTTGGTTACCGACGGGTAGCATATCGTCGAAGGTTACTCGCCAGTAATCAGAGAGAGCGACCGCCGGGAGCAGAGACGATGGGCCACTACAAGAGCAACGTGCGTGACCTGGAGTTCAACCTCTTCGAGCTCTTCGGCCGCGGCGAACTCCTCGGCGCCGGGCCGTACGCCGACCTGGACGAGGACACCGCGCGCAGCATCCTCGACGAGGCCGCCCGCCTGGCCACGGGGGTGCTCGCCGACTCCTTCGAAGAGGGCGACCGCAACCCGCCCGTCTTCGACCCGGCGACCTCTTCGGTGAAGATCCCGGACGGCTTCAAGAAGTCCTACCGCGCCCTCCTCGACGGCGGCTGGGCCCTCATCGACCTCCCGCCCGAACTGGGCGGCCCCGGCATCCCGCGCAGCCTCGCCTGGGCCGTCGCCGAACTGGTGCTGGGCGCCAACCCGTCGCTGTACATGTACGCCGCGGGCCCCAAGTTCGCCTACACGCTCTGGCAGCTCGGCACCCCCGAGCAGAAGCGTTTCGCCGAACTGGCCATCGAGCGCGAATGGGGCGCCACGATGGTGCTCACCGAGCCCGACGCCGGCTCCGACGTGGGCGCCGGCCGGACCAAGGCCATACGGCAGCCCGACGGCACCTGGCACATCGAGGGCGTCAAGCGCTTCATCACCAGCGCCGAACAGGACATGACGGAGAACATCTTCCACCTGGTGCTGGCCCGGCCCGAGGGCGCGGGCCCCGGCACCAAGGGGCTGTCGATGTTCCTCGTCCCCAAGTACCACGTCAACCTGGAGACCGGTGAGCTGGGCGAGCGCAACGGCGTGTACGTCACCAACGTCGAGAAGAAGATGGGCCTGAAGGCGTCCACGACCTGCGAGCTGAGGTTCGGCGAGCGCCACCCGGCCGTGGGCACGCTCGTCGGCGACGTGCACGACGGCATCCGCCAGATGTTCATGATCATCGAGCACGCGCGGATGATGGTCGGCACCAAGGCCATCGCCACGCTCTCCACCGGCTATCTCAACGCGCTGGCCTTCGCCAAGGAGCGGGTGCAGGGTGCGGACATGACGCGCATGGCCGACAAGACGGCCCCGCGGGTGACCATCATCAACCACCCCGACGTGCGGCGCGAGCTCATGCTGCAGAAGACGTACGCCGAGGGCATGCGCGCCCTGGTCCTCTACACCGCCACCTTCGCCGACCGCATGCAGATCGCCGAGGCCGAAGGACGCCGGGACGAGGAGGCCGAGGCCATGAACGACCTGCTGCTCCCGGTCGTCAAGGGCGTCGGCTCCGAACGCTCCTACGAGATGCTGTCCCGCTCGCTGCAGACCCTCGGCGGCTCCGGTTACCTGCAGGACTACCCGATCGAGCAGTACATCAGGGACGCCCGGATCGACTCCCTCTACGAGGGAACGACCGCGATCCAGGGCATGGACCTGTTCTTCCGCAAGATCCTGCGCAACCAGGGCAAGGCGATCGGCGCGCTGCTCGCCGAGATCAACCGGTTCGCCGCCTCCGAGGCGGGCAACGGCCGGCTCAAGGAGGAGCGCAAGCTGCTCGCCGAGGCGGCCGACCACATCAAGGCCATGGGTGACACGATGGCGGGCTGGGCGCTCGCCTCCACGGAGAACGCCCCGGAGATCTACAAGGTCGGCCAGAACACCACCCGGTTCCTGATGGCGCTGGGCGACCTGGTGATCGGCTGGCTGCTGCTGCGGCAGGCGGAGGTGGCGCTCGCCGCCCTCGCCGAGGGCACCACCGACGAGGCGTTCTACACCGGCAAGGTGGCCGGGGCGTCGTTCTTCGCCAAGAACGTGCTGCCCCGCCTGGCCGCCGAGCGCCGCATCCTCGTCGACACCGACCTGGACCTGATGTCCGTTCCCGAAGACGCCTTCTGACCCGGCCACGCCGCAGGGGCCCGTCCTCGACGGGCCCCTGCGGCGTGCTCGGTGACGGTCCGCGGCGCCCGCACGGCCGTGCGGGCGCCGCCACGCCGGTCCGGCCCGGCGGAGGGCTCGGAAGCGGACCCGCGGGAGGCTCCGACCGGCCTTCAGGAGACGAACTGCACGGCCACCCGGTTCAGCAAGATGGGCGTGATGTGCTCGTCGATCACGGCCCGGTGGCGCGGGTGGTCACGGTAGACGAGGTAGTCCTCCTGGCTGTCGAAGCCCGCGACGAGGGCGAAGTCGTAATTGCCGCGGTTGACACCGACGTCCGTCCCCATCTCATACGTTCTGATCTGCTCGATGACGCCGGGCAGCGCGCGCAGTTCCTCCTCCATCCGCCGCAGCCGCTCCTCGGTCGCCTGGTCGTTCCACTTGAACAGCACCACGTGGCGGAACATCGCCCTCCTCCTCGCCCGGACGCGCGGCCGGGTTCACCGTGTCGGGCCATGATTATCGCGCGCCCGCCCCGGACACGGTCCGGCCCCGGCACGCCGCGCGGGCCGGGGCCGGGGCCCGGTCAGCTCCAGGCGAGCGCGCGCAGCGGGTCCTCCAGCATGGCCCCGACGTCGCGCAGGAACAGCGAACCCAGCTCGCCGTCGATGATCCGGTGGTCGAACGACAGCGCCAGCGTGCACACCTTGCGCGGCACGACCTGCCCGTCCACCACCCAGGGCATGTCCCTGATCTGGCCCACGGCCAAGATCGCGGCCTCACCCGGGTTGAGGATCGGGGTGCCGGCGTCCACCCCGAACACGCCCACGTTGGTGATGGTGATCGTGCCTCCGCTCATGTCCGCCGGCTGGGTACGGCCGGCCCGCGCCGTCTCGGTGAGCGCGGTCAGCGCGCGGGCCAGCTCGGGCAGCGTGAGCGCGTGCGCGTCCTTGATGTTGGGCACCAGCAGGCCGCGCGGCGTGGCCACGGCGATGCCGAGGTTCACGTAATGCTTGATCACGATCTCCCCGGCCGCCTCGTCCCAGGAAGAGTTGATCATCGGGTGCCGTCGCACCGCGACCAGCAGCGCCTTGGCCACCAGCAGCAGCGGCGAGACCTTCGCCTCCGCGTAGTCGGGCAGTTCCCGCAGCGCGCGCACCGCCTCCACGGTCCGGGTGACGTCCACCTGGAGGAACTCGGTGACGTGCGGGGCGGTGAACGCCGAGGCGACCATCGCCTGGGCGGTGGCCCGCCGCACACCCTTGATCGGGACGCGTTCCTCACGCGCCCCGGGCGCGGCGGACACCCGGGGGGCCGCGGCGGGCGCGGAGGCGGCGGCGTGCACGTCGTCGCGGGTGATGGTGCCGCCGGGCCCGGTGCCCTTCACGGTCGTCAGGTCCACACCGAGGTCCTTGGCCAGCTTGCGCACCGGGGGTTTGGCCAGGGTCACCACCCGCACCGCCGTGCGCGGCGCCGGGGCCGGGGCGGGGACCTGAGCCGCGGGCGGCGGCGCCTGCACGGGCACGGCCCCCCGGCCGGGCCCATGGCCGCCGGGCGGCGGAGCGGGCGCGCGGCGGGGACGGCGCTTGGTGGCCCCCGTCTTGACCCCGTACCCCACCAGTACCGGCTGCCGCTCCTGCTTGGGCGCGGGACCACCGTGGACGCCCGGTTCGACCGCGCCCTCCGCGGGCGGCTTCGGCACCGTGTCCTCGACCGGCGTCGCGCGTGAGGGTTCGGCCTCCGCCGCGCCGTCGTCCACGGCGATGATCGGGGTGCCCACGTCCACGCTCTGCCCCTCCTCGGCCATGAGCGCGGTGACCACCCCTTCGAACGGGCAGGGCAGCTCGACCACGGCCTTCGCCGTCTCGATCTCCACGATCGTCTGGTTGAGCCGCACCTGATCACCGGGCTTGACGTGCCAGCGGACGATCTCCGCCTCGGTGAGACCCTCACCCACGTCCGGCAGTTTGAACTCGCGTCGCATGGGGCCCTCCCGTCAGTAGGTGAAGGTACGGTCGACGGCGTCCAGCACCCGGTCCAGGTCGGGCAGGTAGTGCTCTTCCAACCGGGAGGGCGGGTAGGGCGTGGAGAAGCCGCCGACCCGCAGCACCGGAGCCTCCAGGTGGTAGAAGCACGCTTCGGTGATCCGGGCGGCGAGCTCCGCGCCGAAACCGCTGTAGACGGGGGCCTCGTGCACGACGACGCAGCGGCCGGTCCGCCGCACCGACTCGAAGATCGTCTCGGTGTCCAGGGGGTTCAGCGAGCGCAGGTCGATGACCTCGATGGCGCGCCCGTCCTCCTCCGCGGCGGTGGCCGCCTCCAGACACGTCTTCACCATCGGCCCGTAGGCCAGCAGCGTGACGTCCGAGCCCTGCCGTACGACCCGGGCGGCGTGGAGCGGGAGCACGTCCGTGGCGGCGGTGTCCACCTCGGCCTTGTCCCAGTAGCGCCGCTTGGGCTCGAAGAAGATCACCGGATCGTCGCAGGCGATCGCCTGCTGGATCATCGTGTAGGCGTCGGCGGGGTTGGCGCACGCCACCACCCGCAGACCCGCCGTGTGGGTGAAGTACACCTCCGGGGACTCGCTGTGGTGCTCCACCGCGCCGATGCCGCCGCCGCAGGGGACGCGCACCACGACCGGCAGCTTGATCGCGCCCAGCGAGCGCAGCCGCATCTTCGCCAGCTGGGTGACGATCTGGTCCATCGCCGGGAAGACGAACCCGTCGAACTGGATCTCGCACACCGGCCGGTAGCCGCGCAGCGCCAGGCCGACGGCCGTGCCGATGATGCCCGACTCGGCGAGCGGGGTGTCGATCACCCGGCTCTCCCCGAAGTCCTTCTGCAGGCCGTCGGTCACCCGGAAGACGCCGCCGAGCTTTCCGACGTCCTCTCCCATGATCAGGACCTTCGGGTTCTCCTCCATGGCCTTGCGCAGGCCCTCGTTGATCGCCCGAGCGAGCGTGAGCGTGGTCACCGTCGTCACCGTCCTTGCCGTCGTCACCGTCATCACGCCTCGCTCTCGAAGGTCGCGAGGTAGGCGGCGAACTGCTCGCGCTCCTCCTCCAGCAGCGGGTGCCGCTCGGCGTAGACGTGCTGGAAGATCGCCATCGGATCGGGGTCGGGCATCTCCAGGCAGCGCTTGCGCACGTCACGGCCGAGCGCCTCGGCCTCGGCGTCGATGGCGTCGAAGAACGCCTGGTCGGCGAGCTGGTTCTTGAACAGGTAGGCCTTCACCCGCTCGATCGGGTCCTTCAGCTTCCACGCCTCCAGCTCCTCGGCCACCCGGTAGCGGGTCGGATCGTCGGAGGTGGTGTGCGCGCCCATCCGATAGGTGTACGCCTCGATCAGCGTGGGACCCTGGCCGGAGCGGGCGTCGGCGAGGGCCTTACGGGTGACGGCCAGGCAGGCGAACACGTCGTTGCCGTCCACCCGGATACCGGGGAAGCCGAAGCCGCTGGCCCGCCGGTAGAGGGGGATGCGGGTCTGCTTCTCCAGCGGCTCGGAGATGGCCCACTGGTTGTTCTGGCAGAAGAAGACGACGGGGGCGTTGGTCACGCTGGCCCAGATGAAGGACTCGTTGACGTCGCCCTGGGAGGTCGCTCCGTCGCCGAAGTAGACGATCGCGGCCGCCTCGGCGCCGTCACGCTGGATGCCCATCGCATAGCCCACCGCGTGCAGGGTCTGGCTGCCGATGACGATCGTGTAGAGATGGAAGTTGTGCTCGGTGGGATCCCATCCGCCGTGGCTGACACCGCGGAAGAGACCGAGCAGCTTCACGGGGTCGACGTCGCGGCACCAGGCCACACCGTGCTCGCGGTAGGTCGGGAAGGCCATGTCGGCGTCGGTGAGCGCGCGTCCGGAGCCGATCTGCGCTGCCTCCTGACCCAGCAGCGAGGCCCAGATTCCCAGCTCGCCCTGACGCTGCAGGGACACGGCCTCCAGGTCGATCCTGCGGACCAGTACGAGGTCACGGTAGAGACCGCGAATCTCCTCGGGGGTGAGATCGATGTCGTAATCCGGATGGTCCACCCGCTCGCCTTCGGGGGTCAGCAGCTGGACGAGTTCCGGGGGTGCCTGTGCATCTCGAGAGGCGTCGAATGTCACGTGCCGCTCCTGTGCTAGGGGCCGGCGCGATGGGTTCGCCACCGCCGCCCGACCGGTTGCCACACGCTTACGACCCAGTTGGTGGTGGTTCGTCCGCGCATTAGGCACATCGTGACAGAGGTCATAGCCCACCGCGCAAGACCCATCGCCAAGCTGTTTCTGTCTTTCCCGTTCCCCTTCCCTGCCGGAGCACACCCGCGCCCCCTCCCGGCCGAAACCCGTTCGCGGAGGTCGAGTAGCCTTGGGCGCGGCCGCCAACCGCACGTTCGCACCTCATCGGGAGGAACACCGTGGCGCGCGTCATCGTCGACGTCATGCTCAAGCCGGAGATCTTGGACCCTCAGGGGCAGGCCATCGCCCGCGCTCTGCCGCGCCTTGGCTTCTCCGGCGTCACCACCGTACGTCAGGGCAAGCGGTTCGAGATCGAATTGGACGGGCCCGCGGACGACGCCGCTCTAGCGGAGGTCAAGAAGATGGCGGAAACTCTTCTAGCCAATCCGGTGATCGAAGACTTCACCGTCAGGACCGAGGGATGAACCGCGGGGGATAACCCATGACATCCCACGCGTTGCTCCCCCACCGGCCGGTGTGAAACGCCCCACGGGCGCGTCACAATCCCAGGGCACGGCCAACAGTGGACAACGACAACGCTATTTTGCGGTTAGGCATGATTTCACGGGGAAACCTTCCCACCGTGATGAACCTCGGCGGGGAGGGGCCTGTGGATATCGAGTTCTCGCTGGCTTTGCCACGGAACGCGGTGGGTATACCCATGGTCCGCCGGGTTCTGGGTGACGCCCTGCGTTCGCTCGGCGTCGCGGAGGAATGCGTGGCCGACATCCTGCTGGCGGCCTCCGAGGCGTGCGGCAACGCCGTACGGCACGGCGGCCCCGCCAACCGCTACCAGGTCACCGCCTCCATCGGCGACGGCCGGTGCGATCTGCGGGTCATCGACAAGGGCCTGGGCCTGACGACGATCCCGGAGCGGTATCCCCCGGCCGACGTCGAGAACGGCCGCGGCATCCTGATCATGCAGGCGGTCGTCGACGAGATCTCCTTCGACATCACCCCCGGCCGCGGCACAACCGTTCACCTGCGTAAACGCCTCTACTGGGAGGACGAGTCGGCCGACGACCGCGATCGCGTCCTGGCCGCCGTCTGAGCTGGGTAGACCGCCTCCCGAGCAGCCGAACCGACCGGATAGCCTGAAGGACGTCGCCGCGCCCGCCGCCCGAACGGGTGACCCCGGGAACGCGGCATGGCGTGTGGAGGGAAACAACAGACATGAGCTCTGCCCGCGTGGGCGTGGTCACCTTCCCCGGAACTCTCGACGATCAGGACGCCGCCCG
It contains:
- a CDS encoding DedA family protein encodes the protein MDWITEWIRAVGDLPLPLTAVVAWSLAFAESGIGLGSVFPGETSVLLLSATATGPVRFAVVLLTVAAGVTTGDHVGYCLGRRYGERLRSTRVVGRLGVRNWDRAMDALRRHGAAAVFATRLVPVVRTLTPAAAGASRVSYGRFLPASLAGSLTWSAVYVSLGAFAGASAVQLEQRIGQAAWLVFGLGAVLIAGVVVLRRRRASRRAAGDRSRNLREPLSGSGAEPDDRDRGHDGPEQGSDRETPL
- a CDS encoding acyl-CoA dehydrogenase, producing the protein MGHYKSNVRDLEFNLFELFGRGELLGAGPYADLDEDTARSILDEAARLATGVLADSFEEGDRNPPVFDPATSSVKIPDGFKKSYRALLDGGWALIDLPPELGGPGIPRSLAWAVAELVLGANPSLYMYAAGPKFAYTLWQLGTPEQKRFAELAIEREWGATMVLTEPDAGSDVGAGRTKAIRQPDGTWHIEGVKRFITSAEQDMTENIFHLVLARPEGAGPGTKGLSMFLVPKYHVNLETGELGERNGVYVTNVEKKMGLKASTTCELRFGERHPAVGTLVGDVHDGIRQMFMIIEHARMMVGTKAIATLSTGYLNALAFAKERVQGADMTRMADKTAPRVTIINHPDVRRELMLQKTYAEGMRALVLYTATFADRMQIAEAEGRRDEEAEAMNDLLLPVVKGVGSERSYEMLSRSLQTLGGSGYLQDYPIEQYIRDARIDSLYEGTTAIQGMDLFFRKILRNQGKAIGALLAEINRFAASEAGNGRLKEERKLLAEAADHIKAMGDTMAGWALASTENAPEIYKVGQNTTRFLMALGDLVIGWLLLRQAEVALAALAEGTTDEAFYTGKVAGASFFAKNVLPRLAAERRILVDTDLDLMSVPEDAF
- the pdhA gene encoding pyruvate dehydrogenase (acetyl-transferring) E1 component subunit alpha; the protein is MTFDASRDAQAPPELVQLLTPEGERVDHPDYDIDLTPEEIRGLYRDLVLVRRIDLEAVSLQRQGELGIWASLLGQEAAQIGSGRALTDADMAFPTYREHGVAWCRDVDPVKLLGLFRGVSHGGWDPTEHNFHLYTIVIGSQTLHAVGYAMGIQRDGAEAAAIVYFGDGATSQGDVNESFIWASVTNAPVVFFCQNNQWAISEPLEKQTRIPLYRRASGFGFPGIRVDGNDVFACLAVTRKALADARSGQGPTLIEAYTYRMGAHTTSDDPTRYRVAEELEAWKLKDPIERVKAYLFKNQLADQAFFDAIDAEAEALGRDVRKRCLEMPDPDPMAIFQHVYAERHPLLEEEREQFAAYLATFESEA
- a CDS encoding GNAT family N-acetyltransferase; amino-acid sequence: MRVDLPSSTPNRPPVTFREARREDVPAIVALLADDPIGAKREAPGTEQEYLTAFEAIDADPRNELIVVESGGEVVGTMQLTFIPGLSRRGAERLQIEAVRVAASFRGQGLGRRMMEWAVRRGRERGCRLVQLTSDKKRADAHRFYTSLGFVPSHEGFKLNL
- a CDS encoding class I SAM-dependent methyltransferase, producing MSTSASDLPRLAARWRADLESWAIPEEILAQAPANPWGHMVSRFAARTDRLLDRPGGPTHEAVCQALPEGGTLLDVGAGTGAASVPAARARQARLVAVDESSAMLEELRRITPEAEIIEGRWPDVADRTPVADVVVCAHVVFNVPDLPDFLTALTEHARRRVVIELPEQHPTSWQSPLWKHFHGLTRPTRPTAHDAVEIARALGYDVTVVTHDLPDAPYDSVEQLAETACRRLCLDPARRDEVAQAAIDLGVWPMSPRHLFTLSWDGRHD
- a CDS encoding Dabb family protein, encoding MFRHVVLFKWNDQATEERLRRMEEELRALPGVIEQIRTYEMGTDVGVNRGNYDFALVAGFDSQEDYLVYRDHPRHRAVIDEHITPILLNRVAVQFVS
- a CDS encoding dihydrolipoamide acetyltransferase family protein, whose protein sequence is MRREFKLPDVGEGLTEAEIVRWHVKPGDQVRLNQTIVEIETAKAVVELPCPFEGVVTALMAEEGQSVDVGTPIIAVDDGAAEAEPSRATPVEDTVPKPPAEGAVEPGVHGGPAPKQERQPVLVGYGVKTGATKRRPRRAPAPPPGGHGPGRGAVPVQAPPPAAQVPAPAPAPRTAVRVVTLAKPPVRKLAKDLGVDLTTVKGTGPGGTITRDDVHAAASAPAAAPRVSAAPGAREERVPIKGVRRATAQAMVASAFTAPHVTEFLQVDVTRTVEAVRALRELPDYAEAKVSPLLLVAKALLVAVRRHPMINSSWDEAAGEIVIKHYVNLGIAVATPRGLLVPNIKDAHALTLPELARALTALTETARAGRTQPADMSGGTITITNVGVFGVDAGTPILNPGEAAILAVGQIRDMPWVVDGQVVPRKVCTLALSFDHRIIDGELGSLFLRDVGAMLEDPLRALAWS
- the purS gene encoding phosphoribosylformylglycinamidine synthase subunit PurS → MARVIVDVMLKPEILDPQGQAIARALPRLGFSGVTTVRQGKRFEIELDGPADDAALAEVKKMAETLLANPVIEDFTVRTEG
- a CDS encoding ATP-binding protein, with the protein product MVRRVLGDALRSLGVAEECVADILLAASEACGNAVRHGGPANRYQVTASIGDGRCDLRVIDKGLGLTTIPERYPPADVENGRGILIMQAVVDEISFDITPGRGTTVHLRKRLYWEDESADDRDRVLAAV
- a CDS encoding alpha-ketoacid dehydrogenase subunit beta encodes the protein MTTLTLARAINEGLRKAMEENPKVLIMGEDVGKLGGVFRVTDGLQKDFGESRVIDTPLAESGIIGTAVGLALRGYRPVCEIQFDGFVFPAMDQIVTQLAKMRLRSLGAIKLPVVVRVPCGGGIGAVEHHSESPEVYFTHTAGLRVVACANPADAYTMIQQAIACDDPVIFFEPKRRYWDKAEVDTAATDVLPLHAARVVRQGSDVTLLAYGPMVKTCLEAATAAEEDGRAIEVIDLRSLNPLDTETIFESVRRTGRCVVVHEAPVYSGFGAELAARITEACFYHLEAPVLRVGGFSTPYPPSRLEEHYLPDLDRVLDAVDRTFTY